The proteins below are encoded in one region of Arenibacter algicola:
- the pepT gene encoding peptidase T — translation MQHIIDRFISYITIDTQSDPNSATTPSTDKQWTLAHKLVEELKQIGMQDVVIDDKAYIMATLPSNLDKEVPTIGFISHFDTSPDFTATDVKPQIIKNYDGGDIVLNKAENIILSPSYFDDLLQYKGNTLITTDGTTLLGADDKAGITEIITAMEYLIQHPEIKHGKIRVGFTPDEEIGRGAHHFDVAAFGADWAYTMDGSQIGELEYENFNAAGAKIIIKGKSVHPGYAKGKMVNAILIANDFISQLPGHEVPQKTTGREGFFHVHHLKGEIELAEIELIIRDHDPKKFEQRKELLQYITENLNAEYGDFVSLDIKDQYFNMREKIEPVMHIVEIAKEAMESLGITPIIKPIRGGTDGSQLSFMGLPCPNIFAGGHNFHGKYEYVPVESMQKAVDVIVKICELTAKR, via the coding sequence ATGCAACACATTATAGACCGGTTTATAAGTTATATTACCATAGACACCCAAAGCGACCCTAACTCGGCTACCACCCCTAGCACTGACAAGCAATGGACACTTGCCCATAAATTGGTGGAGGAACTCAAGCAGATAGGAATGCAGGATGTAGTTATAGATGACAAAGCTTACATTATGGCTACTTTACCCAGCAATTTGGACAAGGAAGTGCCTACTATTGGCTTTATCTCCCATTTTGATACCTCTCCAGATTTCACGGCTACCGACGTAAAGCCTCAAATAATAAAAAATTATGATGGCGGGGATATTGTTCTGAACAAAGCGGAAAATATAATACTCTCCCCAAGTTATTTTGATGACCTCTTGCAATACAAGGGCAATACCCTTATCACTACAGATGGCACCACCTTGTTGGGTGCCGATGATAAGGCCGGAATAACGGAGATTATTACCGCCATGGAGTATTTAATACAACATCCGGAAATTAAACATGGTAAGATCAGGGTGGGCTTTACCCCAGATGAAGAAATTGGTCGCGGGGCACACCATTTTGATGTTGCAGCATTTGGCGCCGATTGGGCCTATACTATGGACGGTAGCCAAATTGGGGAATTGGAATATGAAAACTTCAATGCGGCAGGTGCCAAAATAATCATTAAAGGAAAAAGTGTACATCCGGGTTATGCCAAAGGAAAAATGGTAAATGCCATTTTGATCGCCAACGATTTTATTTCCCAATTACCCGGCCATGAAGTGCCCCAAAAAACTACCGGACGGGAAGGGTTCTTTCACGTGCACCACCTTAAAGGAGAAATTGAGCTTGCCGAAATTGAATTGATCATTCGGGATCACGACCCAAAAAAATTCGAGCAGCGCAAAGAACTATTACAATATATCACGGAAAATTTGAATGCAGAATACGGCGATTTTGTATCCCTTGATATTAAAGATCAATATTTTAATATGCGGGAAAAAATTGAACCGGTGATGCATATTGTTGAAATTGCCAAAGAGGCCATGGAAAGTTTGGGCATTACCCCAATTATAAAACCAATACGCGGCGGTACCGATGGTTCACAATTGAGCTTTATGGGGTTGCCATGCCCCAATATTTTTGCTGGCGGACATAATTTTCATGGAAAATATGAGTATGTCCCTGTAGAAAGTATGCAGAAAGCGGTTGATGTTATCGTAAAAATTTGCGAACTTACAGCTAAAAGATAA
- a CDS encoding quinone-dependent dihydroorotate dehydrogenase yields the protein MYKQLIRPILFQFDPERVHHFTFRTIRLLSSIGFAGICRTLYSVNDPRLERELFGLKFKNPVGLAAGFDKDAKLYNELSDFGFGFIEIGTLTPKPQDGNPKKRLFRLKEDQAIVNRMGFNNKGVFDAVENLKKSHRVLIGGNIGKNKVTPNELAAKDYLICFDALFDHVDYFVVNVSSPNTPGLRELQDRKPLTALLKELKKENTKLAKLKDRKEKPILLKIAPDLTDKQLLDIIGIVKDTDIDGVIATNTTISRDNLKSDILLKEEAGGLSGRPLTKRSTEVIRFLSQKSNKAFPIIGVGGIHSAEDALEKLDAGADLVQLYTGFIYEGPSLIKRINKAIINRLNS from the coding sequence ATGTATAAGCAGCTTATCCGCCCCATCCTTTTTCAATTTGATCCAGAAAGGGTTCACCATTTCACCTTTAGAACAATTCGTTTGTTGTCCAGTATAGGATTTGCTGGAATATGCAGGACTTTATATTCTGTCAACGACCCTCGTCTCGAACGTGAATTGTTCGGTTTGAAATTTAAAAATCCGGTGGGCTTGGCAGCGGGCTTCGACAAGGATGCCAAGTTGTACAATGAACTATCCGATTTTGGATTTGGATTTATTGAAATAGGGACCTTGACTCCCAAACCTCAGGATGGAAATCCCAAAAAGCGCTTGTTTCGCTTAAAAGAAGATCAGGCCATCGTCAATAGAATGGGGTTTAATAATAAGGGGGTGTTCGATGCTGTTGAAAATCTAAAAAAAAGTCATAGGGTTTTAATCGGGGGCAATATCGGGAAGAACAAGGTGACCCCGAACGAACTGGCAGCAAAGGATTATTTGATATGTTTTGATGCCCTGTTCGACCATGTAGATTACTTTGTAGTGAATGTTAGCTCACCAAATACCCCCGGCCTTAGGGAACTTCAGGATAGGAAACCATTGACAGCCTTGCTTAAGGAATTGAAAAAGGAAAATACCAAATTGGCAAAATTAAAGGATAGGAAGGAAAAACCTATTCTTTTGAAAATAGCTCCCGACTTAACGGATAAGCAGTTGCTGGATATTATTGGCATAGTAAAGGATACGGATATAGATGGGGTAATTGCCACCAATACAACGATATCTCGCGATAATCTGAAATCCGATATTTTGTTAAAAGAAGAAGCAGGTGGTTTAAGCGGTAGACCTCTTACCAAAAGAAGTACGGAAGTTATCCGCTTTTTGTCCCAAAAAAGCAATAAGGCGTTTCCCATTATCGGCGTAGGTGGAATTCATTCAGCCGAAGATGCCCTTGAAAAATTGGACGCGGGTGCCGATTTGGTTCAATTGTATACCGGGTTTATTTATGAAGGCCCGTCACTGATAAAGAGAATCAACAAGGCCATTATTAATAGGCTTAACAGCTGA
- a CDS encoding Dabb family protein, translated as MKPVFYTLSLLAAILLMSFNIPNTTNLKEDISMENSKKQDSVLRHVVLFKFKANISKEDIAKVEAAFSALPSKIPQIVGYEWGINNSPEGLDKGFTHCFFLTFHSEADRAIYLPHPDHKAFGAVLTPHLEDVTVVDYWTK; from the coding sequence ATGAAACCAGTTTTTTACACCCTTAGCCTATTGGCTGCAATATTATTAATGAGTTTTAACATTCCGAACACTACTAATTTGAAAGAGGATATAAGTATGGAAAATTCCAAAAAGCAGGACAGCGTATTGCGCCATGTAGTACTTTTTAAGTTTAAAGCAAATATCTCCAAAGAGGACATTGCAAAAGTAGAGGCCGCTTTTAGCGCCCTACCTTCCAAAATACCGCAGATAGTGGGTTATGAATGGGGAATAAACAATAGTCCTGAAGGATTGGACAAAGGATTTACCCATTGTTTTTTCCTTACCTTCCACAGTGAAGCAGATCGTGCCATATATCTTCCACATCCGGACCATAAGGCTTTTGGGGCGGTGTTGACCCCACATTTGGAAGATGTAACCGTGGTGGATTATTGGACCAAATAG
- a CDS encoding LysE family translocator, whose protein sequence is MYYDVLLAFVMATAILAITPGPDNIFVLIQSITYGRKYGIATVAGLMTGCLVHATLLAFGVSALIKQNPNVYFSIKLFGALYMFYLAFLVFRSSDKIEVKNDDKDQKTLMDLYKKGFIMNVLNPKVAIFFLAFFPGFLFSHFLNIVIQFYVLAAIFILVSFTVFSTIAILSGTISKYIKEHGQLGKVLKWLQIIVFVGIAVYLLISDK, encoded by the coding sequence ATGTATTACGATGTATTATTGGCATTCGTTATGGCTACAGCAATTCTAGCCATTACCCCTGGCCCTGACAATATTTTTGTACTGATACAAAGCATTACCTACGGCCGGAAATACGGTATTGCTACCGTAGCTGGGCTTATGACTGGTTGTCTTGTACATGCAACTCTTTTGGCCTTTGGGGTTTCTGCATTAATAAAACAAAATCCCAATGTTTACTTCTCCATTAAACTTTTTGGTGCGTTATATATGTTTTACTTAGCTTTTTTAGTTTTTAGAAGCAGTGATAAAATAGAAGTAAAAAATGATGATAAAGACCAAAAAACATTAATGGATTTATACAAAAAGGGTTTTATTATGAATGTATTAAATCCGAAAGTAGCCATATTTTTCTTGGCTTTTTTTCCTGGTTTTTTGTTTAGCCATTTTTTAAATATTGTCATACAATTTTACGTGCTTGCTGCTATATTTATATTAGTTTCCTTTACTGTTTTTAGTACAATTGCCATTCTTTCAGGAACTATTTCGAAGTATATAAAGGAGCATGGACAATTGGGAAAAGTCTTGAAATGGCTTCAGATTATCGTTTTTGTGGGTATTGCTGTTTATCTGTTGATATCTGATAAATAA
- a CDS encoding hydroxymethylglutaryl-CoA lyase, whose product MSNTVKIIECPRDAMQGIKTFIPTEKKVKYIQSLLNCGFDTIDFGSFVSPRAIPQMVDTAEVLSQLDLSKTTSKLLAIVANVRGAMDASEHNSIDYLGYPFSISENFQMRNTHKTITESVATLEEILRIAGDSGKEVVTYISMGFGNPYGDPWNVEIVGEWTTRLAGMGVKILSLSDTVGSSTPEVIDYLFSNLIPKFPEIEFGAHLHTTPSKWHEKVDAAYKAGCRRFDGAVQGFGGCPMAKDELTGNMPTEKMLSYFTAVKADTNVNWMAFEAAFNKASDLFSKY is encoded by the coding sequence ATGTCCAATACCGTTAAAATAATAGAATGTCCAAGAGATGCCATGCAAGGTATCAAAACTTTTATTCCAACAGAAAAAAAGGTAAAGTACATTCAATCCCTTTTGAATTGTGGTTTTGATACCATAGACTTTGGGAGTTTTGTTTCTCCCAGGGCAATTCCTCAAATGGTTGATACGGCTGAGGTCCTTTCCCAATTGGACCTATCCAAGACCACAAGTAAGTTATTGGCTATTGTCGCAAACGTGAGAGGGGCAATGGATGCCTCCGAACATAATTCCATTGATTATCTGGGATATCCTTTTTCCATTTCGGAGAATTTCCAAATGCGGAATACCCACAAAACAATTACTGAATCAGTAGCGACACTTGAAGAAATTTTAAGGATTGCAGGAGACTCTGGCAAAGAAGTGGTTACTTATATTTCTATGGGATTTGGGAACCCATATGGGGATCCTTGGAATGTTGAGATAGTGGGTGAATGGACAACAAGACTGGCCGGGATGGGGGTAAAAATATTATCACTTTCAGATACGGTGGGATCTTCGACCCCGGAGGTAATCGACTATTTATTTTCCAACCTGATTCCAAAATTCCCTGAAATTGAGTTTGGAGCCCATCTACATACCACTCCTTCCAAATGGCACGAAAAAGTTGATGCTGCCTACAAGGCTGGCTGTCGTAGGTTTGATGGGGCAGTGCAAGGTTTTGGAGGGTGTCCAATGGCAAAGGATGAGCTCACTGGAAATATGCCCACCGAAAAGATGCTTTCCTACTTTACGGCGGTCAAGGCCGATACAAATGTTAATTGGATGGCTTTTGAAGCTGCATTCAATAAAGCATCCGACCTGTTTTCCAAGTATTGA
- a CDS encoding cupin domain-containing protein, whose amino-acid sequence MKILQRLITCSSLYVLFVFIAACPSRGTSQESYTTGPNSDSYEGIPQGKVSKHQWKSKIYPNTIRDYYLYVPSQYNPAEASALMVFQDGHAYVDLQGQFKVPTVFDNLIAQGEMPVTIGLFINPGHDLDAAKVDNPWKSSNRSLEYDTVSDTYGKFLLEEMIPEIKKSYNISEDPELRAIAGMSSGGICAFSAAWFYPEAFHKVLSHIGSLTDIRGGHNYPSMIRKQDHKDIKVFLQDGSDDLNNQYGDWWLANLQMESALKYKGYDFKFEKGSGGHSGIHGGAILPESLSWLWSDVVPNRIESNVYRFPRTLADSVMIQGETMHFDKMEFKTVQLSNSSDGRNLFNSNQEQILIIKEGEVQVKVNTRTETLGKNSVIVIMPGDKAFVKSLSPSSTYYTMIYKSKGNMDVRRARKSGGSTLINFEDLDFKEHDKGGIRNFFHRSTAMCPYYEMHVTTLKSGIKSHEPHTHYATEVVLVISGQTEMEIGNGVFRAQEGDLYFLPSNVPHAIKNIGSGPCEYFAFQWN is encoded by the coding sequence ATGAAAATTCTTCAGAGGCTAATTACCTGCAGTAGTTTATATGTGTTGTTTGTTTTTATAGCGGCATGTCCGTCCAGAGGTACTTCTCAAGAGTCGTATACGACAGGGCCTAATTCAGATAGCTATGAAGGGATACCTCAAGGGAAGGTGAGCAAGCATCAATGGAAAAGCAAAATTTACCCTAATACCATAAGGGATTATTACCTTTATGTGCCAAGTCAATACAACCCTGCCGAGGCTAGTGCTTTGATGGTATTTCAGGACGGGCATGCCTATGTTGACCTTCAGGGTCAATTTAAGGTGCCCACCGTTTTTGATAATCTTATAGCACAAGGAGAAATGCCCGTAACTATTGGCCTGTTTATAAATCCTGGCCATGACTTGGATGCTGCTAAAGTGGATAATCCTTGGAAATCATCAAATAGAAGTCTGGAGTATGACACCGTCTCGGATACCTATGGGAAATTTCTTCTGGAAGAGATGATACCTGAAATTAAGAAAAGTTATAATATTTCCGAAGATCCAGAACTTAGGGCAATTGCGGGTATGTCCTCTGGAGGAATATGTGCTTTTTCAGCTGCATGGTTCTACCCTGAGGCGTTTCATAAAGTATTGAGCCATATAGGAAGTTTAACGGACATTAGGGGCGGACACAATTATCCTTCTATGATAAGAAAGCAAGACCATAAGGATATTAAGGTTTTTTTGCAGGATGGTAGTGATGATCTCAATAATCAATATGGGGATTGGTGGTTGGCGAATTTACAGATGGAATCGGCACTGAAATATAAAGGGTACGACTTTAAGTTCGAAAAAGGTTCGGGTGGCCATAGCGGAATCCATGGAGGTGCTATTTTGCCTGAATCATTGTCTTGGTTATGGAGCGATGTTGTTCCCAATAGAATTGAATCTAATGTATATCGTTTTCCAAGAACTCTGGCCGATTCGGTTATGATCCAAGGTGAAACCATGCATTTTGATAAAATGGAATTCAAAACGGTGCAGCTTTCAAATTCATCGGATGGTCGAAATCTTTTTAATTCCAATCAGGAACAAATCTTGATCATTAAGGAAGGCGAAGTTCAGGTGAAAGTCAATACTAGAACGGAGACCCTAGGAAAAAACAGTGTAATTGTGATTATGCCGGGGGACAAGGCTTTTGTGAAAAGTTTGTCACCGAGTAGTACTTATTACACTATGATCTATAAGTCCAAAGGTAACATGGATGTAAGGAGAGCTAGGAAGAGCGGTGGGTCTACCCTCATTAATTTTGAGGACTTGGATTTCAAAGAGCATGATAAGGGGGGTATTCGGAATTTCTTCCATCGTTCAACGGCCATGTGTCCTTATTATGAGATGCACGTAACTACTTTAAAGTCAGGTATTAAAAGTCATGAACCCCATACTCACTATGCTACGGAGGTAGTTCTGGTAATCAGTGGACAAACCGAGATGGAAATTGGTAATGGCGTTTTTAGGGCCCAGGAAGGGGATTTATACTTTCTTCCCTCCAATGTTCCCCATGCCATTAAGAATATAGGTTCCGGACCTTGTGAATACTTTGCATTCCAATGGAATTAG
- a CDS encoding FMN-binding protein, with product MNFRKRITVILAFFSLMFFGFGIPKNVQKKMDKEVEKIFDTTNYSLTSFAVSKTVNEQLPTKITTDNFFHIKQGNTLLGYAFVDQAPSKTAQFDYLVIFNPNLEIIHSKVLIYREEYGGEIGSKRWLEQFTGKTGKDRVSHETNIDGISGATISVRSMTTSMDKLLQTVGILQEKNLL from the coding sequence ATGAATTTTAGAAAACGGATAACGGTTATTTTAGCTTTTTTTTCTTTGATGTTTTTTGGGTTTGGAATCCCGAAAAATGTTCAAAAGAAAATGGACAAGGAAGTGGAAAAGATATTTGATACCACAAATTACTCCTTGACGTCCTTTGCTGTTTCCAAGACAGTAAACGAACAACTTCCGACCAAGATTACTACTGATAATTTCTTCCATATAAAACAGGGCAACACCTTGCTGGGATACGCCTTTGTAGATCAGGCACCCAGTAAGACTGCGCAATTCGATTATTTGGTCATCTTCAATCCCAATTTGGAAATCATCCACTCAAAGGTCTTGATATATCGTGAAGAGTACGGTGGGGAAATTGGAAGCAAAAGGTGGTTGGAGCAGTTTACCGGAAAAACAGGTAAAGATAGGGTTAGCCATGAAACCAATATAGACGGTATTTCTGGCGCAACAATTTCGGTACGTTCCATGACTACATCAATGGATAAGCTGTTGCAAACAGTTGGCATTCTTCAAGAAAAAAACTTGCTTTAA
- the guaB gene encoding IMP dehydrogenase: MQAHLNKIVGEGLTYDDVLLVPAFSEVLPREVNIQTKFTRNITINVPIVSAAMDTVTESRMAIAIAQEGGIGVLHKNMTIEQQALKVRKVKRAESGMIIDPVTLPLNSKVRDAKANMKEFSIGGIPIVDDKGKLIGIVTNRDLRFEKNNDRPISEVMTSKNLVTVAEGTSLEQAEDILQVNKIEKLPVVDKDYKLVGLITFRDITKLTQKPIANKDQYGRLRVAAALGVTGDAVDRAEALVNAGVDAVVIDTAHGHTKGVVTVLKEVKKRFPDLEVIVGNIATAEAAKYLVEAGADAVKVGIGPGSICTTRVVAGVGFPQFSAVLEVAAAIKGSGVPVIADGGIRYTGDIPKAIAAGADTVMLGSLLAGTKESPGETIIYEGRKFKSYRGMGSVEAMKQGSKDRYFQDVEDDIKKLVPEGIVGRVPYKGDLYESIHQFIGGLRAGMGYCGAKDIETLKESGRFVKITASGINESHPHDVTITKESPNYSR, encoded by the coding sequence ATGCAAGCTCACCTAAATAAAATTGTTGGCGAAGGTCTTACGTACGATGACGTACTTTTGGTTCCAGCATTTTCAGAAGTACTTCCCAGGGAAGTCAATATTCAAACAAAATTTACTAGAAACATTACGATCAATGTTCCCATTGTTTCGGCAGCTATGGATACCGTAACGGAATCCCGTATGGCCATTGCCATTGCCCAGGAAGGTGGAATTGGTGTTTTGCATAAGAACATGACCATAGAACAGCAAGCGCTGAAGGTACGCAAGGTAAAACGAGCGGAAAGCGGTATGATCATAGATCCCGTTACCCTGCCTTTAAATTCAAAGGTAAGGGATGCCAAAGCAAATATGAAGGAATTCAGTATTGGCGGGATACCCATTGTAGATGATAAGGGTAAACTTATAGGTATCGTAACCAATAGGGATCTTCGTTTTGAAAAAAATAATGATCGTCCCATTTCCGAGGTTATGACCTCCAAAAATCTAGTTACTGTAGCCGAAGGAACTTCTTTGGAGCAGGCCGAGGATATTTTGCAGGTAAACAAAATTGAAAAATTACCCGTTGTTGATAAGGACTACAAGCTTGTTGGGCTTATTACCTTTAGGGATATTACAAAACTTACCCAGAAGCCAATAGCCAATAAGGATCAGTATGGAAGATTGCGTGTTGCTGCTGCCTTAGGGGTTACCGGTGATGCCGTGGATAGGGCGGAAGCTCTAGTGAACGCGGGTGTAGATGCCGTTGTAATCGATACTGCGCATGGGCATACCAAAGGTGTAGTCACTGTTTTAAAGGAAGTAAAAAAGAGATTTCCAGATTTGGAAGTTATTGTAGGTAACATAGCCACTGCAGAGGCTGCCAAGTATTTGGTAGAGGCCGGAGCGGATGCCGTGAAAGTAGGAATAGGTCCCGGTTCTATCTGTACCACCCGTGTGGTAGCAGGGGTTGGCTTTCCTCAATTTTCAGCGGTATTGGAAGTAGCAGCGGCAATTAAGGGTAGTGGGGTTCCCGTTATCGCCGATGGAGGAATACGTTATACCGGAGATATTCCCAAGGCTATCGCGGCAGGGGCCGATACAGTTATGTTAGGTTCTTTGCTGGCAGGAACCAAGGAGTCGCCTGGTGAGACCATTATCTACGAAGGACGTAAATTTAAATCCTATAGAGGGATGGGTTCTGTAGAGGCCATGAAACAAGGTAGTAAGGACAGGTATTTCCAAGATGTTGAAGATGATATCAAAAAATTGGTGCCAGAAGGTATCGTGGGTCGTGTTCCCTATAAAGGAGATCTTTATGAAAGCATCCATCAATTTATTGGCGGCCTTCGTGCCGGGATGGGATATTGCGGGGCCAAGGATATAGAAACACTTAAAGAGTCCGGAAGATTTGTTAAGATTACCGCGAGTGGAATCAACGAAAGCCATCCACATGACGTAACCATTACTAAGGAGTCACCCAACTATAGCAGGTAA
- a CDS encoding thioredoxin family protein: protein MAQEVKWLSWDEAAKLAETEQNPKKIFIDVYTDWCGWCKKMDKDTFQNAEVAEYMSKNYYMVKLDGEGKEPIVFRGKTFKFVPSGRNGYHEFAAALMQGKMSYPTTIFLDEKMNMLSPVPGYQKPEPFLKIAKYFGENIHKEKDWNTYDSESK from the coding sequence ATGGCACAGGAAGTTAAATGGCTTAGTTGGGATGAGGCCGCCAAATTGGCTGAAACGGAGCAAAATCCGAAGAAAATTTTTATTGATGTCTATACCGACTGGTGTGGATGGTGTAAAAAAATGGATAAGGATACCTTTCAGAATGCAGAAGTTGCCGAATACATGTCCAAAAACTATTATATGGTAAAGTTGGATGGAGAAGGTAAGGAACCTATTGTTTTCAGAGGCAAAACCTTTAAATTTGTTCCTTCGGGAAGAAACGGATATCATGAATTTGCAGCAGCATTGATGCAGGGTAAAATGAGTTATCCTACAACCATATTCTTGGATGAAAAGATGAATATGCTTTCCCCTGTTCCCGGCTATCAAAAGCCAGAACCTTTTCTAAAAATAGCGAAGTATTTTGGTGAAAATATCCACAAGGAGAAAGACTGGAACACCTACGATAGCGAAAGTAAATAG
- the lysA gene encoding diaminopimelate decarboxylase → MRNTDLLKIAQTYGDPVYVYDSEKIISQFHRLTNAFKDVKKLQLNYATKALSNIAILKLMNSLGSGLDTVSIQEVQLGLMAGFEPSSIIFTPNGVSLEEIEEAAKLGVRINIDNLSILEQFGSKHPDIPVCIRINPHVMAGGNSKISVGHIDSKFGISIHQIPHLLRIVNLTNMKVNGIHMHTGSDILDIDVFLYASEILFETAKNFQDLEFIDFGSGFKVPYKEGDIETNIEELGKKLGKRFNSFCKEYGRELTLAFEPGKFLVSEAGFFLAKVNVVKQTTSTVFASVDSGFNHLIRPMFYGAIHSIENISNPEGRERYYSVVGYICETDTFASNKRISEISEGDILCFKNAGAYCFTMASNYNSRFRPPEVLWHKGKAILIRERETFDDLIKNQIDVQDLFSTVKEKAIAK, encoded by the coding sequence ATGCGAAACACTGACTTATTAAAGATAGCACAAACTTATGGTGACCCAGTCTATGTATACGATTCTGAGAAAATAATTTCCCAGTTTCATAGATTGACAAATGCATTTAAAGACGTAAAAAAATTACAATTAAATTACGCCACAAAGGCTCTTTCCAATATTGCCATTTTAAAATTGATGAACAGTTTGGGCAGCGGCCTTGATACCGTTTCCATACAAGAAGTTCAATTGGGACTCATGGCCGGTTTTGAGCCAAGTTCTATTATATTTACACCAAACGGTGTGTCCTTGGAGGAGATAGAAGAGGCAGCTAAATTGGGGGTACGTATCAACATTGATAACCTATCCATTTTAGAACAGTTTGGCAGCAAGCATCCGGATATTCCTGTTTGTATTAGAATAAATCCGCACGTAATGGCGGGAGGAAATTCTAAAATCTCAGTAGGGCATATTGACTCCAAATTTGGTATCAGCATACACCAAATACCTCATTTACTGCGTATCGTTAATCTTACGAATATGAAGGTAAATGGGATACACATGCATACTGGAAGTGACATTCTTGATATAGATGTATTCCTTTATGCCTCCGAAATTCTTTTTGAAACAGCCAAGAATTTCCAAGATCTTGAATTTATAGACTTCGGAAGTGGATTCAAAGTACCTTACAAAGAAGGGGATATTGAAACCAATATTGAAGAATTGGGTAAAAAATTAGGAAAACGTTTCAACTCTTTTTGCAAGGAATATGGTAGGGAATTGACCTTGGCTTTTGAGCCAGGTAAGTTTTTGGTCAGTGAGGCCGGTTTCTTCCTAGCAAAAGTCAATGTGGTAAAACAAACCACTTCAACTGTTTTTGCCAGTGTAGACTCTGGATTCAACCATCTTATTCGCCCCATGTTTTATGGTGCCATCCACAGTATTGAAAATATCTCCAATCCTGAAGGACGTGAAAGATATTATTCCGTCGTGGGTTATATTTGTGAGACCGATACTTTTGCAAGCAATAAGCGGATTAGTGAGATTTCCGAAGGGGATATCCTATGCTTTAAAAATGCAGGTGCGTACTGTTTCACTATGGCCAGCAATTACAACTCAAGATTTAGACCGCCCGAGGTTTTATGGCATAAAGGGAAAGCAATTCTTATAAGGGAAAGAGAAACTTTTGACGACCTCATCAAAAACCAGATCGATGTCCAAGACTTGTTCAGTACTGTTAAAGAAAAGGCAATAGCAAAATAA
- a CDS encoding LON peptidase substrate-binding domain-containing protein, whose amino-acid sequence MLLPMFPLPSVFFPGEIVALHIFEERYKQLIRDAREAPMNFGVPAYIDGEIAYGTELELKEIIKTYDTGEMDIVCIGRRTFKINTFQKVMDGKLYSAGQVEYLPYYDDSVRTLEENVLGLIIELYGLMDVSILGLTVENFDIYQLIHKIGLSLAQEYKLLKMNYKSERLLFIKAHLTNTIQVLKQVNQSKEMIGMNGHFKNFDPIDFREFKI is encoded by the coding sequence ATGTTGCTACCTATGTTTCCTTTACCGTCCGTTTTTTTTCCTGGTGAAATTGTGGCCCTTCACATTTTTGAAGAACGCTACAAACAATTGATAAGGGATGCCAGGGAAGCACCTATGAACTTTGGGGTTCCTGCTTATATTGATGGAGAAATAGCATATGGAACGGAGCTGGAGCTAAAGGAAATAATAAAGACCTATGATACTGGCGAGATGGATATTGTTTGTATTGGCCGGCGAACCTTTAAAATCAATACTTTCCAAAAAGTTATGGACGGCAAATTGTATTCGGCGGGACAGGTGGAATATTTACCATATTATGATGATAGCGTTAGGACCTTGGAAGAAAATGTCCTTGGCCTTATTATTGAACTATATGGTCTAATGGATGTGTCTATTTTGGGCCTTACGGTAGAAAATTTTGATATTTATCAATTGATACATAAGATAGGACTTTCCCTGGCTCAAGAATACAAACTCCTGAAAATGAATTATAAAAGTGAGCGTCTATTGTTTATAAAAGCTCATTTAACCAATACCATTCAAGTTTTAAAGCAGGTAAACCAATCTAAGGAAATGATCGGGATGAACGGACATTTCAAAAATTTCGATCCCATAGATTTTAGGGAATTCAAAATTTAA